In Sphingobium sp. Cam5-1, the following proteins share a genomic window:
- a CDS encoding FAD-dependent oxidoreductase, translating into MPVWDEVFDVVVMGSGAAGVSAAIAAQHRGCKTLVLERSDKLGGTSAVSGGVPWIPNNHHMHEVGTTDSREQALTYLRSLSLGKMDIELAETYVDEAPGVLRYLEQETQLAFRALKTPDYHPEHPGGTFGRSVSPGLFPAGELGELRAHLRSAPCFPLPVSMTDIDDGTNMLDPEIIGDRLAKGMVGTGMALMAGLIKGALDKGVEFRRNARGRRLVIDDGAIVGIEVEQDGRMVRIGARRAVILASGGFEWNKDMVTDMMGGPIEGPLSPPYNEGDGLIMAAEAQASMANAHEAWWMPMIRIPGDEYEGQQLNRMVVGERASPGSIMVNRAGKRFVNEAHNYNDVGRSFRNFDPVAFDYPNLPAWIILDSTFLDKYPFGTRYPGDPIPAWLESAPTLRELAEKIGVNPDGLEDTVTRFNANVERGEDPDFHRGRSKYDRHYGDPSREGALQSLGPIQQGPFYACRVYSGVLGTKGGPKINAKSEVVNVRGGRIPGLYAAGNVSGGFTGMAYPGAGATIGPGLVFGHIAGREAASSVNRF; encoded by the coding sequence ATGCCGGTATGGGATGAGGTTTTCGACGTGGTGGTCATGGGTTCCGGCGCGGCGGGCGTTTCCGCCGCGATCGCGGCACAGCATCGCGGCTGCAAGACGCTGGTGCTGGAGCGCAGCGACAAGCTGGGCGGTACGAGCGCCGTGTCCGGCGGCGTGCCGTGGATCCCCAACAATCACCACATGCATGAGGTTGGAACGACTGACTCGCGCGAACAGGCGCTCACCTATCTTCGCAGCCTTTCGCTCGGCAAAATGGACATCGAACTAGCCGAAACCTATGTCGATGAAGCGCCGGGCGTGCTGCGTTATCTTGAGCAAGAGACCCAGTTGGCGTTCCGGGCGCTCAAGACGCCGGACTATCATCCTGAACATCCCGGCGGCACCTTCGGCCGCTCGGTAAGCCCCGGCCTGTTTCCTGCGGGCGAGTTGGGGGAACTGCGCGCGCACCTGCGTTCCGCCCCCTGCTTCCCGCTGCCTGTATCGATGACCGACATCGATGACGGGACCAATATGCTGGACCCCGAGATCATCGGCGACCGCCTTGCCAAGGGCATGGTGGGCACCGGCATGGCGCTGATGGCTGGCCTCATCAAGGGCGCGCTGGACAAGGGCGTGGAGTTTCGCCGCAACGCCCGTGGCCGGCGTTTGGTGATCGACGATGGCGCCATTGTCGGCATAGAGGTCGAACAGGATGGCCGCATGGTCCGGATCGGCGCGCGTCGCGCCGTCATTCTGGCGAGCGGCGGCTTTGAATGGAACAAGGACATGGTGACCGACATGATGGGCGGTCCCATCGAAGGACCGCTCAGCCCGCCTTACAATGAAGGCGACGGTCTCATCATGGCGGCCGAAGCGCAGGCCAGCATGGCGAACGCTCATGAGGCATGGTGGATGCCGATGATCCGCATTCCGGGCGACGAATATGAAGGGCAGCAGCTCAACCGCATGGTCGTCGGCGAAAGAGCCTCGCCCGGTTCGATCATGGTCAACCGCGCGGGCAAGCGCTTCGTCAACGAAGCCCACAATTATAATGACGTTGGCCGTTCCTTCCGCAACTTCGACCCAGTGGCGTTCGACTATCCAAACCTGCCCGCCTGGATCATCCTCGATTCGACTTTCCTCGACAAATATCCGTTCGGCACGCGCTATCCTGGCGATCCGATTCCGGCATGGCTCGAATCCGCGCCGACGCTGCGCGAACTGGCGGAGAAAATCGGCGTAAACCCCGATGGTCTTGAAGACACGGTCACGCGCTTCAACGCGAATGTCGAACGGGGTGAGGACCCCGACTTCCACCGTGGCCGGAGCAAATATGACCGTCATTATGGCGACCCATCGCGCGAAGGTGCGCTCCAGTCGCTGGGGCCGATCCAGCAAGGCCCCTTCTACGCCTGCCGTGTCTATTCCGGCGTGCTCGGCACAAAGGGTGGACCGAAGATCAACGCCAAGTCGGAAGTGGTGAATGTCAGGGGTGGCCGCATCCCCGGCCTTTACGCGGCGGGGAACGTCTCCGGCGGGTTCACCGGCATGGCCTATCCGGGCGCCGGGGCCACCATCGGGCCGGGCCTGGTCTTCGGCCACATCGCCGGACGCGAGGCGGCGTCCAGCGTCAACAGGTTCTGA
- a CDS encoding CoxG family protein encodes MPEVEHTTTVAASLPQVWNFVEDMDNWAPFLTGYQRHEKINRDESIWVVKGELGGLTRSAEFKVQVTEWNEPSRVTFVMQGLQEPVTGSGEFLATDLGGSVPNAAPTAPVSAHSSSGGWLSRLWERLSRWLLRRVTNSADVQVAKPVADVGNPNTQITFRLNVQAGGATGPVLNLLLGPMLKPVAEDLAMKIAQAVDKPSQG; translated from the coding sequence TTGCCCGAAGTCGAACATACCACAACGGTCGCCGCCTCCCTGCCTCAGGTCTGGAATTTCGTCGAGGACATGGACAATTGGGCGCCGTTCCTCACAGGGTATCAGCGCCACGAGAAGATCAACCGCGATGAATCCATCTGGGTTGTGAAGGGCGAGCTGGGCGGCCTGACCCGCAGCGCGGAGTTCAAGGTTCAGGTTACGGAATGGAACGAGCCTAGCCGCGTGACCTTCGTGATGCAGGGCTTGCAGGAGCCTGTCACTGGTTCGGGCGAGTTTCTGGCAACGGACCTGGGCGGCAGCGTGCCCAATGCCGCGCCAACTGCCCCCGTTTCCGCACATTCGTCTTCCGGCGGTTGGCTGAGCAGATTGTGGGAACGCTTGTCCCGCTGGCTATTGCGGCGCGTCACCAACAGTGCCGATGTGCAAGTCGCAAAACCCGTGGCAGATGTGGGCAATCCGAACACACAGATCACTTTCCGGCTCAACGTTCAGGCGGGCGGAGCCACCGGGCCGGTTCTCAACCTGCTGCTGGGACCGATGCTGAAGCCGGTTGCTGAAGATCTGGCGATGAAGATCGCCCAGGCGGTGGACAAGCCGTCACAAGGATAA
- a CDS encoding aromatic ring-hydroxylating oxygenase subunit alpha, with protein sequence MTENLVAEAGAGRSSKLQGWRYFDRDFAGREWDAVWTKSWLVVCREDQIPEPGDFLVEEVGAESILVVRQEDGGIKAFYNVCQHRGNKLVSVAEGSMPSFTCAYHSWKWSLEGECIGAQDPEDFAAGSPCGRKRLAEINSETFASFVWVNMDANPMPLKEYLGELYEPLARYPFEQMHCTQAISVRMPCNWKIISDNFRETYHIPTAHPEGLYVNEPYYVTAVIETLKNGHARLVTPGSQPSRYLPDGKLAIDEYLIQDLKTWELDPEDFKDKPLAIREAIIAQKRKLGVERGHSHYDRMEDAQLTDTFLYSIFPNLTLTCFSDGMLFLRAWPHPTDPEKCTFDTWFYATGSEDFFTKMLTSAGGVADTARAPVEREWRNFGEGSLGITLDGDAGIMEAQQRGMHSRGWNGAELAGQEKRISHYHDRIDQLIAENEMSIAAE encoded by the coding sequence ATGACGGAAAATCTGGTCGCCGAGGCGGGAGCCGGACGTTCTTCGAAACTTCAGGGCTGGCGCTATTTCGACCGCGACTTCGCGGGGCGGGAGTGGGATGCGGTCTGGACCAAGAGCTGGCTCGTGGTTTGCCGCGAAGACCAGATTCCTGAGCCGGGTGACTTCCTTGTGGAAGAGGTCGGCGCGGAATCCATTCTAGTGGTGCGTCAGGAAGATGGCGGCATCAAGGCTTTCTACAATGTGTGCCAGCATCGCGGGAACAAGCTGGTGTCCGTGGCGGAAGGGTCCATGCCGTCCTTCACCTGCGCCTATCACAGCTGGAAATGGTCGCTGGAAGGCGAATGCATCGGCGCGCAGGACCCGGAGGACTTCGCCGCAGGCTCCCCATGCGGACGCAAGCGGCTCGCGGAAATCAACAGCGAGACCTTCGCCAGCTTCGTCTGGGTGAACATGGACGCCAACCCGATGCCCCTCAAGGAGTATCTGGGCGAACTGTACGAGCCATTGGCGCGCTATCCCTTCGAGCAGATGCATTGCACCCAGGCCATATCGGTGCGGATGCCCTGCAACTGGAAGATCATTTCGGACAATTTCCGCGAAACATACCACATCCCCACCGCGCATCCGGAGGGGCTGTATGTGAACGAGCCCTATTATGTGACAGCGGTCATCGAAACGCTGAAGAACGGGCATGCGCGTCTGGTGACGCCGGGCAGCCAGCCTTCGCGCTACCTGCCGGACGGCAAGCTGGCAATCGACGAGTATCTGATCCAGGACCTCAAGACCTGGGAACTCGATCCGGAAGATTTCAAGGACAAGCCGCTGGCGATCCGTGAAGCGATTATTGCGCAGAAGCGGAAGCTGGGCGTCGAGCGCGGCCATAGCCATTATGACCGGATGGAAGACGCGCAGCTGACCGACACTTTTCTCTATTCGATTTTCCCCAATCTGACGCTGACCTGTTTTTCGGACGGCATGCTGTTCCTGCGCGCCTGGCCGCATCCGACCGATCCGGAAAAATGCACCTTCGACACCTGGTTCTATGCGACGGGTTCAGAGGATTTCTTTACCAAGATGCTGACCTCGGCGGGCGGCGTGGCTGACACGGCGCGGGCGCCTGTGGAACGCGAATGGCGCAACTTTGGCGAAGGAAGCCTTGGCATCACGCTCGACGGCGATGCGGGCATCATGGAGGCGCAGCAGCGCGGCATGCATTCGCGCGGGTGGAATGGCGCGGAACTGGCCGGGCAGGAAAAGCGGATTTCCCACTATCACGACCGCATCGATCAACTGATCGCTGAAAATGAGATGTCTATCGCCGCTGAATGA
- a CDS encoding VOC family protein: protein MFLDPVSGQLKKVRQIAFVVPDAIEWARRHMARFGSGPFFVLAHLPHDLQTYRGKEIDLDTTGVVGQWGDVMVELVEQHCDTPSAYSELYPTGGPGLHHMTVFVDDIHAAIKDYESKGFDNILYSVVSPLGDSKPSPYAMMDTRKEFGMLTEFYEEAVVSDFYKMVRDAADGWDGSDPIRYIYGQP from the coding sequence ATGTTCCTGGACCCTGTTTCAGGCCAACTCAAAAAGGTGCGGCAGATCGCATTCGTTGTACCGGACGCGATCGAATGGGCGCGCCGACACATGGCCCGTTTCGGGTCCGGCCCCTTCTTCGTGCTCGCGCACCTTCCCCATGACCTGCAAACCTATCGCGGCAAGGAAATTGACCTCGATACGACAGGTGTCGTGGGTCAATGGGGCGATGTGATGGTCGAACTGGTGGAACAGCATTGCGACACGCCATCGGCCTACAGCGAACTTTATCCGACGGGCGGTCCCGGCCTGCACCATATGACGGTGTTCGTTGACGACATTCACGCAGCGATCAAGGATTATGAAAGCAAGGGCTTTGATAACATCCTCTATTCTGTCGTGTCTCCGCTTGGCGACTCCAAACCCAGCCCCTATGCGATGATGGACACGCGCAAGGAGTTCGGCATGCTGACCGAATTTTATGAAGAGGCCGTTGTCAGCGACTTTTACAAGATGGTGCGGGATGCCGCCGACGGCTGGGACGGGTCCGATCCCATCCGCTACATATATGGCCAACCCTGA
- a CDS encoding aldo/keto reductase — protein sequence MANPEGDILDMEKRNLGKSDLKVSIAGLGCNNFGWFLDKEKSLEVISAALDAGINFFDTANNYGFPPGESERILGEAFRGRRDSVIIATKVGDKVGDSDDNQGAAPAYVRQALEESLANLGTDYVDLYQLHYPDPKVPIGETLAAFDQLIQEGKVRYVGCANHSAGQLAEALDAAGATHRAAFISCQSEYSLLARDVESELAPLMVANGVGFLPYFPLANGLLTGKYLGGDDSSGRLETLKQIPFFDKFLTPERFEKVSRLGEISRKSSIPMVKLALGWLAAKPFVSSVIAGATKPEQVYANAQACMTVLPQDIMAELDQL from the coding sequence ATGGCCAACCCTGAAGGGGATATTCTCGACATGGAAAAGCGTAATCTCGGGAAATCCGACCTGAAAGTCTCTATTGCTGGTCTTGGCTGCAATAATTTCGGCTGGTTCCTCGACAAGGAAAAATCCCTTGAGGTGATCTCGGCTGCGCTGGACGCCGGGATCAACTTCTTCGACACAGCCAACAACTATGGCTTTCCTCCCGGAGAATCGGAACGCATCCTCGGCGAAGCTTTTCGCGGTCGCCGGGATTCCGTCATCATCGCCACGAAAGTCGGCGACAAGGTTGGGGACAGCGACGATAATCAGGGCGCGGCCCCTGCCTATGTGCGTCAGGCGTTGGAAGAAAGCCTGGCCAATTTGGGCACCGATTATGTCGATCTCTACCAGCTACATTATCCCGATCCGAAGGTGCCGATTGGCGAAACGCTGGCCGCATTCGACCAGCTGATTCAGGAGGGCAAGGTGCGCTATGTCGGCTGTGCGAACCACAGCGCCGGGCAACTGGCGGAAGCACTGGACGCGGCGGGAGCAACCCATCGTGCGGCTTTCATATCATGCCAATCCGAATACAGCCTGCTGGCACGCGATGTCGAAAGCGAACTTGCGCCCTTGATGGTCGCCAATGGCGTCGGGTTTCTGCCTTATTTCCCTCTCGCCAACGGGTTGCTGACCGGCAAATATCTGGGCGGCGACGACAGTTCGGGCCGTCTGGAAACCCTCAAGCAAATCCCCTTCTTCGACAAGTTCCTGACGCCGGAACGGTTTGAGAAGGTCAGCCGTCTCGGGGAGATTTCCCGCAAATCGAGCATTCCGATGGTGAAGCTGGCTCTCGGCTGGCTCGCCGCAAAGCCCTTCGTCTCATCCGTGATCGCCGGGGCGACCAAGCCCGAACAGGTTTACGCCAATGCGCAGGCCTGCATGACAGTCTTGCCGCAAGATATAATGGCGGAGCTGGATCAGCTTTAG
- a CDS encoding NIPSNAP family protein, with the protein MSVYLQATLELDYETLPVFLNIVPEMKRIAEGAGWEMIAGLVTKIGRANTVIHLWKLPDMNAFDAGIQAMASAPEGGKIYQEICRSGAKETLIFADAAPYSPAH; encoded by the coding sequence ATGAGCGTTTATCTTCAGGCAACGTTGGAACTCGATTATGAGACGCTTCCCGTCTTTTTGAACATAGTTCCTGAGATGAAGCGCATCGCCGAAGGCGCTGGTTGGGAGATGATCGCCGGGCTCGTCACCAAGATCGGCCGGGCCAATACCGTCATCCATCTTTGGAAATTGCCCGACATGAATGCTTTCGATGCCGGTATCCAGGCCATGGCGAGCGCGCCTGAAGGTGGCAAAATCTATCAGGAAATCTGTCGCAGCGGTGCGAAGGAAACGCTGATCTTTGCTGATGCAGCGCCCTATTCACCGGCGCATTGA
- a CDS encoding TonB-dependent receptor, with the protein MRGLAFSSAIAIATALGGFQAALAAEPQQAPDATAANQPQQSEGLSDIIVTAQKRAEPLQSVPVSVSAFSNDTLQKARVDGLTGLRGLVPGMTVTRSGAAVDVPQISLRGISIQDVLPSVEPGIGITLDGIPIAFQRGALIDAFDVQRVEVLRGPQGVLNGKNTTGGSINVVRLRPDPSADTTGKVRFTIGSFGQNDYEGYIMAPVVKDILAVKATIAVRKDNGQFRNIVAGGREGDRDVRQYSLAAVATPTDRLNIYVAFDRLENDSAIPPYVATPVPDLIAYPIPGYFGGLNSTCLNPATQIICRPLSDLDQGKNEVETTQLPASLRLTAGTGEISYDLTDEVKFTSLTGYREFHERQTSDFDATRFALFRDKASVDAKQFSQEARFATSFSGPFNIVAGAFYMNYRYTEKQNPSLDAAVLPDMDANGNVILTNGLPTFSTPPGVAFLNSLNRYRTFQTNKTFALFFQADYDITDKLRLTVGGRQTWDKKTTDYSLWAPELSTTRDNDAIGPLVGQVTGRAKFKKFTPKVNLQYKFTPDILAYAQYSKGYNTGGFNGRPGNLVTAVQAYEPETMQAYEIGLKTELFNKRVRLNLSAFHNTLDEKQENVLQVVGTTNVATTLNVAKAQYKGFEAELALAPMRGWTITGSVGYLDAKYKDFFGDLGQGPADLSGLKLRRVPKWTAGAISDYSFAAGPGTVGLNAAIFHTSRYETDVLNDPRGSIPPVTKIDLGVRYELPVAGNTTVELAGFVKNVTNNTTYDGYTSGDAVGTFIEFANPSPGRQWGASLTARF; encoded by the coding sequence ATGCGAGGCCTGGCATTTTCGTCGGCGATAGCGATCGCAACTGCGTTGGGCGGCTTTCAGGCGGCATTGGCCGCGGAGCCGCAGCAAGCGCCGGACGCGACCGCAGCCAATCAGCCGCAGCAATCCGAAGGACTTTCGGACATCATCGTAACCGCGCAAAAGCGCGCCGAGCCACTGCAAAGTGTGCCTGTCTCCGTTTCCGCATTCAGCAATGACACGCTTCAAAAGGCCCGCGTCGATGGCCTGACCGGCCTTCGCGGCCTCGTGCCGGGCATGACCGTCACACGGTCGGGCGCCGCCGTGGACGTGCCGCAGATCAGCTTGCGCGGCATTTCCATTCAGGACGTGCTGCCCAGCGTGGAACCGGGCATCGGCATCACCCTCGACGGGATCCCCATCGCATTCCAGCGCGGCGCTTTGATCGACGCGTTCGATGTGCAGCGCGTGGAAGTGCTGCGCGGCCCTCAAGGCGTTCTGAACGGGAAGAACACGACGGGCGGCTCGATCAACGTCGTGCGCCTGCGTCCAGATCCGTCCGCCGACACGACCGGGAAGGTTCGCTTCACTATCGGCAGCTTTGGCCAGAACGACTATGAAGGCTATATCATGGCGCCCGTCGTCAAGGATATACTGGCGGTCAAGGCAACCATCGCCGTGCGCAAGGACAATGGTCAGTTCCGCAACATCGTGGCCGGCGGCCGCGAAGGGGATCGCGATGTCCGGCAATATTCACTGGCGGCAGTTGCGACGCCCACGGACAGGCTCAACATCTATGTCGCCTTCGACCGGCTGGAAAATGACAGCGCCATCCCGCCCTATGTGGCCACGCCTGTTCCAGACCTTATCGCCTATCCCATCCCGGGCTATTTCGGCGGCCTGAACTCCACCTGCCTCAATCCCGCAACGCAGATCATCTGCCGTCCCTTGAGTGATCTGGATCAGGGCAAGAATGAAGTCGAAACCACCCAGCTGCCAGCTTCCCTGCGTCTCACCGCAGGCACTGGCGAAATTTCCTATGACCTGACCGATGAAGTGAAGTTCACGTCCCTGACCGGATATCGCGAATTCCACGAACGGCAGACCAGCGACTTCGACGCGACGCGCTTCGCCCTGTTCCGTGACAAGGCATCGGTCGACGCGAAGCAATTTTCGCAAGAAGCGCGTTTCGCGACCTCTTTCTCAGGCCCGTTCAACATCGTGGCGGGTGCCTTCTATATGAATTATCGGTACACCGAAAAGCAGAACCCGTCGCTGGACGCCGCGGTGCTGCCGGACATGGATGCAAATGGAAATGTCATTCTGACCAACGGCTTGCCGACCTTTTCGACACCGCCGGGCGTAGCGTTCCTCAATTCCCTGAATCGCTATCGCACTTTCCAGACGAACAAGACGTTCGCCCTGTTCTTCCAGGCTGACTATGATATCACCGACAAGTTGCGCCTGACCGTCGGCGGCCGTCAGACCTGGGACAAGAAGACGACCGATTACAGCCTCTGGGCGCCGGAATTATCGACGACGCGTGACAATGACGCGATTGGCCCGCTGGTTGGACAGGTGACAGGCCGGGCGAAGTTCAAGAAGTTCACGCCGAAGGTCAATCTGCAATATAAGTTCACGCCCGACATTCTGGCCTATGCGCAATATAGCAAGGGCTACAACACCGGCGGGTTCAACGGACGCCCCGGCAATCTGGTCACCGCGGTTCAGGCCTATGAGCCAGAGACGATGCAAGCCTATGAAATCGGCCTCAAGACCGAACTCTTCAACAAGCGCGTTCGCCTGAACCTGTCGGCTTTCCACAATACGCTGGATGAAAAGCAGGAAAATGTCCTCCAGGTCGTGGGTACGACCAATGTCGCTACTACGCTCAACGTCGCCAAGGCGCAGTATAAGGGCTTTGAAGCAGAGCTGGCCCTCGCACCGATGCGCGGTTGGACGATCACCGGGTCCGTGGGCTATCTGGACGCCAAATATAAGGACTTCTTCGGAGATCTGGGCCAAGGTCCGGCGGATCTGAGCGGCCTCAAGCTGCGGCGCGTTCCCAAATGGACCGCAGGCGCCATATCGGACTACAGCTTCGCGGCCGGTCCGGGTACTGTGGGACTCAACGCGGCGATTTTCCACACCAGTCGCTATGAAACGGACGTGCTGAACGATCCTCGCGGTTCCATCCCGCCGGTGACGAAAATCGATCTTGGCGTTCGTTATGAGCTGCCCGTCGCGGGCAACACGACCGTCGAATTGGCTGGCTTTGTGAAGAACGTCACCAACAACACGACATATGATGGATATACCTCCGGTGACGCGGTAGGCACTTTCATCGAATTCGCCAATCCGTC